The proteins below come from a single Balaenoptera acutorostrata chromosome 2, mBalAcu1.1, whole genome shotgun sequence genomic window:
- the LOC102998308 gene encoding zinc finger protein 791 isoform X1: protein MCCRGHGSLWEDAGGARSREMDPVAFEDVAVNFTLEEWALLGPSQKKLYRDVMRETLRNLASVGEKWEDHNTEDQYKNQGRNLRSHTLRRRCESEESSQGGENISLIPNLNLNKKNSTAVKPWECSVCGKVFMSRSSFNRHVRSHTAPKPSRYQEYGKKPYKCKVCGKAFSYLQPFQKHESNHGIEKSYKCKECGKSFRYRQSVRKHERTHTGEKPYQCKQCGKAFRYHQTFQTHERTHTGEKPYECKQCGKALSCPSSFRSHERTHTGEKPYECKKCSKAFSCPSSLRKHERTHTGEKPYDCKECGKAFISLGSFQRHMITHTGVGPYKCKECGKAFNCPSSYRIHERSHTGEKPYECKQCGRAFSCSSSFRTHERTHTGEKPYQCKECGKAFHWLTTFQVHVRTHTGEKPYICKQCGKALSCPTSFRRHERTHTAEKPYECKQCGKTFSSPLGLQIHERTHTGEKPYKCEKCGKAFVSLTSFRRHMMTHTGDGPYKCKECGKAFNCPSSFRIHERTHTGEKPYECKICGKAFSCSSYVQVHERTHTGEKPYECKECGKAFIYRTTFRGHMRMHTGEKPYKCKDCGKAFSRPSSYRSHERIHTGEKLLECKHCGRAFNWPTSLHKHVMRMHTG, encoded by the exons GACCCAGTGGCCTTTGAAGATGTGGCTGTGAACTTTACCTTGGAGGAGTGGGCTCTGCTGGGGCCTTCACAGAAGAAACTCTACAGAGATGTGATGCGGGAAACCTTGAGGAACCTGGCGTCAGTAG GGGAAAAATGGGAAGACCATAACACTGAAGATCAGTACAAAAACCAGGGAAGAAATCTGAG aagtcATACATTACGGAGACGCTGTGAAAGTGAAGAAAGTAGTCAGGGTGGCGAAAACATCAGCCTTATTCCAAATCTTAATCTGAACAAGAAAAATTCTACTGCAGTAAAACCATGGGAGTGCAGTGTGTGTGGAAAAGTCTTCATGAGTCGTTCATCCTTTAATAGGCACGTTAGATCTCACACTGCACCCAAACCATCCAGGTATCAGGAATATGGAAAGAAGCCTTATAAATGTAAGgtatgtgggaaagccttcagttATCTCCAGCCTTTTCAAAAACATGAAAGTAATCATGGTATAGAGAAATCCtataaatgtaaggaatgtgggaaatccTTTAGATATCGCCAATCTGTTCGAAAACATGAACggactcacactggagagaaaccctatcaATGTAAacaatgtgggaaagcctttcgATATCATCAAACCtttcaaacacatgaaagaactcacacaggagagaaaccctatgaatgtaagcaATGTGGTAAAGCCCTCAGTTGTCCAAGTTCCTTTCGAAGTCATGAAAGGACTCAtactggagaaaaaccctatgaatgtaaaaaGTGTAGTAAAGCCTTCAGTTGTCCCAGTTCTCTTCGAAAACATGAGAGAACTCACACGGGAGAGAAACCTTACGactgtaaggaatgtgggaaagccttcatttctcttggaagcTTTCAAAGACACATGATAACACATACTGGAGTTGGACCTtataaatgtaaggaatgtggaaaaGCATTCAATTGTCCCAGTTCATATAGAATACATGAAAGATctcacactggagaaaaaccctatgaatgtaaacaATGTGGTAGAGCCTTCAGTTGTTCCAGTTCCTTTCGAACACATGAAagaactcacactggagagaaaccttatcaatgtaaggaatgtggaaaagccttccATTGGCTCACCACTTTTCAAGTCCATGTGAGAACTCACACTGGCGAAAAACCCTATATATGTAAGCAGTGTGGTAAAGCCCTCAGTTGTCCCACTTCATTTCGAAGACATGAACGGACTCACACTgcagagaaaccctatgaatgtaagcaatgtgggaaaaccttcagTTCTCCTCTAGGTTTGCAAATACATGAAagaactcacactggagagaaaccctataaatgtGAGAAATGTGGGAAAGCATTTGTTTCTCTCACAAGCTTTCGAAGACACATGATGACGCACACTGGAGATGGACCTtataaatgtaaggaatgtgggaaagcatTTAATTGTCCCAGTTCATTTCGAATACATGAAAGAacccacacaggagagaaaccctatgaatgtaaaatATGTGGTAAAGCCTTCAGTTGTTCCAGTTATGTTCAAGTACATGAAAgaactcatactggagagaaaccctatgaatgtaaagaatgtgggaaagccttcattTACCGCACAACCTTTCGAGGTCACATGAGAATGCACACTGGTGAGAAACCGTATAAATGTAAAGactgtgggaaagcctttagtcGACCCAGTTCATACAGAAGCCATGAaagaattcacactggagagaaacttCTTGAATGTAAGCATTGTGGGAGAGCCTTTAATTGGCCCACATCCTTACATAAACATGTCATGAGAATGCACACTGGATAA
- the LOC102998308 gene encoding zinc finger protein 791 isoform X2, giving the protein MCLRFQDPVAFEDVAVNFTLEEWALLGPSQKKLYRDVMRETLRNLASVGEKWEDHNTEDQYKNQGRNLRSHTLRRRCESEESSQGGENISLIPNLNLNKKNSTAVKPWECSVCGKVFMSRSSFNRHVRSHTAPKPSRYQEYGKKPYKCKVCGKAFSYLQPFQKHESNHGIEKSYKCKECGKSFRYRQSVRKHERTHTGEKPYQCKQCGKAFRYHQTFQTHERTHTGEKPYECKQCGKALSCPSSFRSHERTHTGEKPYECKKCSKAFSCPSSLRKHERTHTGEKPYDCKECGKAFISLGSFQRHMITHTGVGPYKCKECGKAFNCPSSYRIHERSHTGEKPYECKQCGRAFSCSSSFRTHERTHTGEKPYQCKECGKAFHWLTTFQVHVRTHTGEKPYICKQCGKALSCPTSFRRHERTHTAEKPYECKQCGKTFSSPLGLQIHERTHTGEKPYKCEKCGKAFVSLTSFRRHMMTHTGDGPYKCKECGKAFNCPSSFRIHERTHTGEKPYECKICGKAFSCSSYVQVHERTHTGEKPYECKECGKAFIYRTTFRGHMRMHTGEKPYKCKDCGKAFSRPSSYRSHERIHTGEKLLECKHCGRAFNWPTSLHKHVMRMHTG; this is encoded by the exons GACCCAGTGGCCTTTGAAGATGTGGCTGTGAACTTTACCTTGGAGGAGTGGGCTCTGCTGGGGCCTTCACAGAAGAAACTCTACAGAGATGTGATGCGGGAAACCTTGAGGAACCTGGCGTCAGTAG GGGAAAAATGGGAAGACCATAACACTGAAGATCAGTACAAAAACCAGGGAAGAAATCTGAG aagtcATACATTACGGAGACGCTGTGAAAGTGAAGAAAGTAGTCAGGGTGGCGAAAACATCAGCCTTATTCCAAATCTTAATCTGAACAAGAAAAATTCTACTGCAGTAAAACCATGGGAGTGCAGTGTGTGTGGAAAAGTCTTCATGAGTCGTTCATCCTTTAATAGGCACGTTAGATCTCACACTGCACCCAAACCATCCAGGTATCAGGAATATGGAAAGAAGCCTTATAAATGTAAGgtatgtgggaaagccttcagttATCTCCAGCCTTTTCAAAAACATGAAAGTAATCATGGTATAGAGAAATCCtataaatgtaaggaatgtgggaaatccTTTAGATATCGCCAATCTGTTCGAAAACATGAACggactcacactggagagaaaccctatcaATGTAAacaatgtgggaaagcctttcgATATCATCAAACCtttcaaacacatgaaagaactcacacaggagagaaaccctatgaatgtaagcaATGTGGTAAAGCCCTCAGTTGTCCAAGTTCCTTTCGAAGTCATGAAAGGACTCAtactggagaaaaaccctatgaatgtaaaaaGTGTAGTAAAGCCTTCAGTTGTCCCAGTTCTCTTCGAAAACATGAGAGAACTCACACGGGAGAGAAACCTTACGactgtaaggaatgtgggaaagccttcatttctcttggaagcTTTCAAAGACACATGATAACACATACTGGAGTTGGACCTtataaatgtaaggaatgtggaaaaGCATTCAATTGTCCCAGTTCATATAGAATACATGAAAGATctcacactggagaaaaaccctatgaatgtaaacaATGTGGTAGAGCCTTCAGTTGTTCCAGTTCCTTTCGAACACATGAAagaactcacactggagagaaaccttatcaatgtaaggaatgtggaaaagccttccATTGGCTCACCACTTTTCAAGTCCATGTGAGAACTCACACTGGCGAAAAACCCTATATATGTAAGCAGTGTGGTAAAGCCCTCAGTTGTCCCACTTCATTTCGAAGACATGAACGGACTCACACTgcagagaaaccctatgaatgtaagcaatgtgggaaaaccttcagTTCTCCTCTAGGTTTGCAAATACATGAAagaactcacactggagagaaaccctataaatgtGAGAAATGTGGGAAAGCATTTGTTTCTCTCACAAGCTTTCGAAGACACATGATGACGCACACTGGAGATGGACCTtataaatgtaaggaatgtgggaaagcatTTAATTGTCCCAGTTCATTTCGAATACATGAAAGAacccacacaggagagaaaccctatgaatgtaaaatATGTGGTAAAGCCTTCAGTTGTTCCAGTTATGTTCAAGTACATGAAAgaactcatactggagagaaaccctatgaatgtaaagaatgtgggaaagccttcattTACCGCACAACCTTTCGAGGTCACATGAGAATGCACACTGGTGAGAAACCGTATAAATGTAAAGactgtgggaaagcctttagtcGACCCAGTTCATACAGAAGCCATGAaagaattcacactggagagaaacttCTTGAATGTAAGCATTGTGGGAGAGCCTTTAATTGGCCCACATCCTTACATAAACATGTCATGAGAATGCACACTGGATAA
- the LOC102998308 gene encoding zinc finger protein 791 isoform X3 yields MDPVAFEDVAVNFTLEEWALLGPSQKKLYRDVMRETLRNLASVGEKWEDHNTEDQYKNQGRNLRSHTLRRRCESEESSQGGENISLIPNLNLNKKNSTAVKPWECSVCGKVFMSRSSFNRHVRSHTAPKPSRYQEYGKKPYKCKVCGKAFSYLQPFQKHESNHGIEKSYKCKECGKSFRYRQSVRKHERTHTGEKPYQCKQCGKAFRYHQTFQTHERTHTGEKPYECKQCGKALSCPSSFRSHERTHTGEKPYECKKCSKAFSCPSSLRKHERTHTGEKPYDCKECGKAFISLGSFQRHMITHTGVGPYKCKECGKAFNCPSSYRIHERSHTGEKPYECKQCGRAFSCSSSFRTHERTHTGEKPYQCKECGKAFHWLTTFQVHVRTHTGEKPYICKQCGKALSCPTSFRRHERTHTAEKPYECKQCGKTFSSPLGLQIHERTHTGEKPYKCEKCGKAFVSLTSFRRHMMTHTGDGPYKCKECGKAFNCPSSFRIHERTHTGEKPYECKICGKAFSCSSYVQVHERTHTGEKPYECKECGKAFIYRTTFRGHMRMHTGEKPYKCKDCGKAFSRPSSYRSHERIHTGEKLLECKHCGRAFNWPTSLHKHVMRMHTG; encoded by the exons ATG GACCCAGTGGCCTTTGAAGATGTGGCTGTGAACTTTACCTTGGAGGAGTGGGCTCTGCTGGGGCCTTCACAGAAGAAACTCTACAGAGATGTGATGCGGGAAACCTTGAGGAACCTGGCGTCAGTAG GGGAAAAATGGGAAGACCATAACACTGAAGATCAGTACAAAAACCAGGGAAGAAATCTGAG aagtcATACATTACGGAGACGCTGTGAAAGTGAAGAAAGTAGTCAGGGTGGCGAAAACATCAGCCTTATTCCAAATCTTAATCTGAACAAGAAAAATTCTACTGCAGTAAAACCATGGGAGTGCAGTGTGTGTGGAAAAGTCTTCATGAGTCGTTCATCCTTTAATAGGCACGTTAGATCTCACACTGCACCCAAACCATCCAGGTATCAGGAATATGGAAAGAAGCCTTATAAATGTAAGgtatgtgggaaagccttcagttATCTCCAGCCTTTTCAAAAACATGAAAGTAATCATGGTATAGAGAAATCCtataaatgtaaggaatgtgggaaatccTTTAGATATCGCCAATCTGTTCGAAAACATGAACggactcacactggagagaaaccctatcaATGTAAacaatgtgggaaagcctttcgATATCATCAAACCtttcaaacacatgaaagaactcacacaggagagaaaccctatgaatgtaagcaATGTGGTAAAGCCCTCAGTTGTCCAAGTTCCTTTCGAAGTCATGAAAGGACTCAtactggagaaaaaccctatgaatgtaaaaaGTGTAGTAAAGCCTTCAGTTGTCCCAGTTCTCTTCGAAAACATGAGAGAACTCACACGGGAGAGAAACCTTACGactgtaaggaatgtgggaaagccttcatttctcttggaagcTTTCAAAGACACATGATAACACATACTGGAGTTGGACCTtataaatgtaaggaatgtggaaaaGCATTCAATTGTCCCAGTTCATATAGAATACATGAAAGATctcacactggagaaaaaccctatgaatgtaaacaATGTGGTAGAGCCTTCAGTTGTTCCAGTTCCTTTCGAACACATGAAagaactcacactggagagaaaccttatcaatgtaaggaatgtggaaaagccttccATTGGCTCACCACTTTTCAAGTCCATGTGAGAACTCACACTGGCGAAAAACCCTATATATGTAAGCAGTGTGGTAAAGCCCTCAGTTGTCCCACTTCATTTCGAAGACATGAACGGACTCACACTgcagagaaaccctatgaatgtaagcaatgtgggaaaaccttcagTTCTCCTCTAGGTTTGCAAATACATGAAagaactcacactggagagaaaccctataaatgtGAGAAATGTGGGAAAGCATTTGTTTCTCTCACAAGCTTTCGAAGACACATGATGACGCACACTGGAGATGGACCTtataaatgtaaggaatgtgggaaagcatTTAATTGTCCCAGTTCATTTCGAATACATGAAAGAacccacacaggagagaaaccctatgaatgtaaaatATGTGGTAAAGCCTTCAGTTGTTCCAGTTATGTTCAAGTACATGAAAgaactcatactggagagaaaccctatgaatgtaaagaatgtgggaaagccttcattTACCGCACAACCTTTCGAGGTCACATGAGAATGCACACTGGTGAGAAACCGTATAAATGTAAAGactgtgggaaagcctttagtcGACCCAGTTCATACAGAAGCCATGAaagaattcacactggagagaaacttCTTGAATGTAAGCATTGTGGGAGAGCCTTTAATTGGCCCACATCCTTACATAAACATGTCATGAGAATGCACACTGGATAA